One uncultured Fibrobacter sp. genomic region harbors:
- the gmk gene encoding guanylate kinase: protein MRNKLFVMSAASGAGKTTLKDLVIKDFPDIKYSISATTRAPREGEVNGVHYFFKTKEEFEKLIKENGLIEWNEVHGNYYGTPKSFVEQTLAEGNRVLFDLDVFGKVNFDKVYPDATGILILPPSEEELEKRLRGRGTDSEEVIQLRLKNAKKEMEFAKTQGKYEYVIINDDLQRAANELREILKKKD, encoded by the coding sequence ATGCGTAACAAGTTATTCGTGATGAGTGCCGCAAGCGGCGCAGGCAAGACCACCCTCAAGGATTTGGTCATCAAGGATTTTCCCGACATCAAGTATTCCATCTCGGCCACCACTCGCGCCCCGCGCGAAGGCGAAGTCAACGGAGTCCATTACTTTTTCAAGACAAAGGAAGAATTCGAAAAACTCATCAAGGAAAACGGACTTATCGAATGGAACGAAGTCCACGGTAACTACTACGGAACACCCAAGAGTTTCGTGGAGCAAACCCTTGCCGAAGGAAACCGCGTCCTGTTCGACCTCGACGTTTTTGGCAAGGTGAACTTCGACAAGGTCTACCCCGACGCCACTGGCATCCTGATTCTGCCGCCGAGCGAAGAGGAACTCGAAAAGCGCCTGCGTGGTCGCGGAACCGACTCCGAAGAAGTGATTCAGCTGCGTCTCAAGAACGCCAAGAAAGAAATGGAATTCGCAAAGACGCAGGGCAAGTACGAATACGTCATCATCAACGACGACTTGCAGCGCGCCGCGAACGAACTCCGCGAAATTTTAAAGAAGAAAGACTAA
- a CDS encoding FISUMP domain-containing protein, which yields MLDERFKTRIGRMATAAIASLLFMLFTACTDYQAEFDDAFGGMEYADVSGDLISGSSDVQDPESSDAQSPKSSNGNGASSGKTSESSSSVKHSSASSSSIPTSSGIEPQSSAVVPASSSGEPPRSSAESSSSMMSSSSVKSSSSLAYHFQLRIPEILYNVVTIGKQTWMADNMAEEKPTFFYPDGDRNKWRYGRLYDWSTAKEICPEGWHLPDSLEWQTLFDAVGGIEVAGGVLQSQNVYGTGNEMFAGYRNSAGKFIFFDKVADFWIKDDSGVKFVELRRGAPQAFFMPNPELSDDLTGYAYSVRCIMDYITDERDRQTYRTVKIGDQVWTAENMNYKTENSFCFNDSLDYCEKYGRLYKWDDAMSVCPNGWHLPNKDEWGQLITTVGGAENAGKALKATTGWKISHGGGNDSDGSGTDSYAFSALPAGEWYYDFVNFYELGYTGFFWSSSEVDSDSAYVFTLRGKKDSATNEDRDDKDDIAFSVRCVEGEP from the coding sequence ATGTTAGACGAAAGATTTAAGACGAGAATCGGGAGAATGGCGACAGCGGCAATCGCTAGCCTTCTTTTTATGCTTTTCACTGCCTGTACCGATTACCAGGCGGAATTCGACGATGCCTTTGGCGGAATGGAATATGCGGACGTCTCCGGCGACCTAATCTCCGGAAGCTCCGATGTCCAGGATCCAGAAAGTTCCGATGCTCAGTCCCCAAAAAGTTCGAATGGCAACGGGGCTTCTTCCGGGAAGACATCCGAGTCCTCCAGCTCCGTGAAACATTCATCCGCGAGTTCTTCGTCCATCCCGACATCGAGCGGAATCGAGCCGCAGTCTTCTGCGGTTGTGCCTGCATCGAGTTCTGGAGAACCGCCCAGAAGTTCTGCGGAATCAAGTAGTTCAATGATGTCCTCATCTTCGGTGAAGTCTTCGTCTTCATTAGCATATCACTTCCAATTACGTATTCCAGAAATCCTATACAATGTAGTGACTATCGGTAAGCAGACCTGGATGGCGGACAATATGGCTGAGGAAAAGCCCACATTTTTTTACCCTGATGGCGATCGTAACAAATGGAGATATGGTAGACTTTACGACTGGTCAACAGCAAAAGAGATTTGCCCCGAGGGCTGGCACCTGCCGGATTCGTTGGAATGGCAAACCTTGTTTGATGCTGTCGGTGGAATAGAGGTCGCGGGTGGGGTGCTCCAATCCCAAAACGTGTATGGAACGGGTAACGAAATGTTTGCTGGCTATAGGAATTCCGCTGGTAAATTCATCTTTTTTGATAAAGTTGCTGATTTTTGGATTAAAGATGATAGTGGAGTCAAATTTGTCGAGTTGCGGAGAGGAGCCCCCCAAGCTTTCTTTATGCCTAATCCAGAATTGTCTGATGACCTTACTGGCTATGCTTACTCCGTCCGCTGTATAATGGATTATATTACGGATGAACGCGATCGCCAGACTTACAGAACGGTCAAGATTGGTGACCAGGTATGGACGGCAGAAAATATGAATTATAAAACCGAAAACAGTTTCTGTTTCAATGATAGCCTAGATTATTGTGAAAAATACGGACGTCTTTACAAGTGGGATGATGCTATGAGCGTTTGCCCGAATGGCTGGCATTTGCCGAATAAAGACGAATGGGGTCAGCTAATTACAACTGTGGGTGGTGCGGAAAATGCAGGTAAGGCTCTCAAAGCAACGACTGGCTGGAAAATTAGCCACGGCGGTGGTAACGATAGTGATGGTAGTGGTACGGATTCGTATGCTTTTTCTGCATTGCCTGCGGGCGAGTGGTATTACGATTTTGTAAACTTCTATGAATTAGGATATACAGGATTTTTCTGGAGTTCTTCTGAAGTCGACAGTGACTCGGCGTATGTTTTTACATTGAGAGGGAAAAAGGATTCCGCGACTAATGAAGACCGTGACGATAAGGATGACATCGCGTTTTCTGTTCGTTGCGTGGAGGGCGAACCCTAG
- a CDS encoding L-threonylcarbamoyladenylate synthase: MQFPPWTSIDDAARLLHDGQVVAIPTETVYGLAGNAYLPSALAQIFAIKERPTFDPLIVHICEIAQLSDIAENIPDAAFALAKAYWPGPMTMILPKKECIPDLCTSGLPSVAVRFPSHPVAQEIIWKAGVPLAAPSANLFKHVSPTTAEHVAAQLADRGLAGIVDGGPCNVGVESTIVSLVGEPTVLRPGAITPEMIAKVIGDVKIKESTSKPGQAMAAPGQCDTHYRPQVPLLYGKIPEGFELPKNCVRIAFGNCPGVIPATLNLSESGDMLEATAKLYAYMHDLDNPKYDLILVDPIPNVGVGMALNDRLKRASIKL, translated from the coding sequence ATGCAATTTCCTCCTTGGACAAGTATTGACGATGCTGCGCGCCTGCTCCACGATGGGCAGGTGGTGGCGATTCCGACCGAGACCGTTTACGGCTTGGCGGGAAACGCCTATTTACCGTCGGCCCTGGCGCAGATTTTTGCGATTAAGGAACGTCCGACTTTTGACCCGCTGATTGTACATATTTGCGAAATCGCACAGCTCTCGGATATTGCCGAAAATATCCCCGATGCGGCCTTCGCCTTGGCAAAAGCCTATTGGCCGGGCCCGATGACGATGATTCTCCCTAAGAAGGAATGTATTCCTGACCTGTGTACGAGCGGACTCCCGTCTGTAGCGGTGCGCTTTCCGTCGCATCCGGTGGCGCAGGAAATCATCTGGAAGGCGGGCGTGCCGCTTGCCGCTCCTAGCGCGAACTTGTTCAAGCATGTAAGCCCGACGACCGCCGAACATGTGGCCGCACAGCTGGCCGACCGCGGCCTTGCGGGAATCGTGGATGGCGGCCCTTGCAACGTGGGCGTAGAAAGTACGATTGTCTCTTTGGTGGGCGAGCCGACTGTGCTTAGGCCGGGGGCGATTACGCCCGAGATGATTGCAAAGGTCATCGGTGACGTGAAAATCAAGGAGTCTACCTCGAAGCCTGGGCAGGCGATGGCTGCGCCGGGGCAGTGCGATACGCACTACCGCCCGCAGGTACCGCTGCTTTACGGTAAAATCCCCGAGGGCTTTGAACTGCCGAAAAACTGTGTGCGGATTGCCTTTGGCAATTGCCCCGGCGTGATTCCCGCGACGCTTAATTTGTCTGAATCTGGCGATATGCTAGAAGCAACGGCGAAACTGTACGCCTATATGCACGACCTGGACAATCCTAAGTACGACTTGATTCTGGTAGACCCGATTCCGAATGTCGGAGTCGGTATGGCCTTGAATGATCGCCTCAAACGGGCGAGCATCAAGCTTTAG